From Channa argus isolate prfri chromosome 18, Channa argus male v1.0, whole genome shotgun sequence, the proteins below share one genomic window:
- the slc25a46 gene encoding mitochondrial outer membrane protein SLC25A46, translated as MASRRPNSFDGLGYRGRDDPLYGANYPVRSAGAPAELQHHHWVTTPPDIPGSRNLHPGARTPQYEEPMGESGGPETAGGCDAPQPGVPPAEQLNRFAGFGIGLVSLFTENVLAHPCIVFRRQCQVNYHACCYHLTPFSTITVMYSITKAQGVKALWKGMGSTFIVHGITLGAEGIISEFTPLPRELPHRWSWKQLAGHLLLKGLTAAVALPFYCASLIETVQSDIVRDDSSSGLLDCIREGLARLLGVGAPHSRRLLPLSCLLIPAALHAILRYAVAASFQQVLLWLQQRGRKQRPDPSNPLDAYFPELAAAWVGALVADLVVFPLETVLHRLSLQGTRTIIDATDGVVNVGTSGSPLVLPVNTQYDGFFECLHSIRRKEGRAGFYRGVGALVAQYTLHGALLVAARTLLRLLLLNGKMS; from the exons ATGGCCTCCAGGCGGCCGAACAGCTTTGACGGGCTCGGATACCGCGGCCGTGACGACCCGCTGTATGGAGCCAATTACCCAGTCAGGAGCGCCGGAGCCCCCGCGGAGCTACAGCACCACCACTGGGTCACTACGCCGCCGGATATCCCTGGCAGTCGCAACCTACACCCAGGAGCGCGTACACCACAGTACGAAGAGCCAATGGGAGAGTCTGGTGGTCCCGAAACAGCAGGCGGCTGCGACGCTCCGCAGCCCGGCGTACCGCCTGCCG AGCAGCTGAACCGATTTGCCGGCTTTGGAATTGGACTGGTCAG CCTGTTCACAGAGAACGTCCTTGCTCATCCTTGTATCGTCTTCCGCCGTCAATGTCAG GTGAACTACCACGCCTGCTGCTACCACCTGACCCCATTTAGCACCATTACTGTCATGTACTCCATCACCAAGGCCCAG GGCGTGAAGGCTCTGTGGAAGGGGATGGGCAGTACTTTTATCGTTCACGGCATCACTCTAGGAGCTGAGGGCATCATCAGTGAGTTCACACCATTACCACG GGAACTTCCTCACAGGTGGAGCTGGAAGCAACTGGCTGGACATTTACTACTCAAAGG GTTAACGGCTGCGGTGGCTCTCCCATTTTACTGCGCCAGCCTCATCGAGACTGTCCAG AGCGACATTGTGCGAGATGACTCATCCTCTGGGCTGCTGGACTGTATCCGTGAGGGTCTGGCTCGGTTATTGGGGGTCGGGGCACCTCACAGTCGTCGTCTGCTTCCTCTCAGCTGTTTGCTTATACCTGCTGCTCTGCATGCCATCTTGCGATATGCTGTAGCTGCCTCCTTCCAGCAGGTGCTTTTGTGGCTGCAGCAGCGGGGCAGGAAGCAGCGGCCCGACCCCTCCAACCCGCTTGACGCCTACTTTCCAGAGCTGGCGGCAGCTTGGGTGGGGGCTCTGGTAGCTGATTTGGTAGTTTTTCCTCTGGAGACGGTGCTGCATCGCCTTAGTCTACAGGGCACACGCACCATCATTGATGCCACTGACGGTGTGGTCAATGTGGGAACCAGTGGTAGCCCATTGGTGCTGCCCGTCAACACGCAGTATGATGGCTTCTTCGAGTGCCTCCATTCTATTCGTCGTAAGGAAGGGAGGGCTGGCTTCTACCGGGGAGTCGGAGCGCTGGTGGCACAGTACACACTTCATGGAGCGCTGCTGGTTGCAGCCAGGACGCTGCTGAGGCTGCTCCTGCTGAACGGGAAAATGAGCTAG